In a single window of the Chloroflexota bacterium genome:
- a CDS encoding succinate dehydrogenase flavoprotein subunit: MTQHHQFDAVIVGAGGAGLMAALHASKTANVAVVSKLYPTRSHTGTAQGGIAAALGNMEPDSWEWHMYDTVKGGDYLVDQDAAEILARDAIEAIIELEHMGLPFDRTPEGKIEQRRFGGHTANFGEKAVMRACKAADRTGHMILQTLFQQCIKNKVNFFNEFFVTDVILEDNVCRGVVAIEMATSEIHVFHAKAVLIAAGGFGKMFQVTSNAHTLTGDPVAALYRRGVPLEDMEFFQFHPTGIYKMGILLSEAARGEGAVFINDKGERFMERYAPTLKDLAPRDMASRYIYQEVRDGRGIGGKDYVYMDFRPETINRLKSGPGGKEVTREHLEKALPDILEFARVYLGIDPMKDPVPIQPTAHYAMGGIPTDVDGRVLADNSKAVAGLYAAGECACVSVHGANRLGTNSLVDLVVFGRRGGKHMADFCKQATFAPLPANAARDTAAEFDRLHAGKGHERPAALRNTMQKAMTGDVGVFRNEADMERALDTVRELKERYRNVKIDDTGKIFNTDVLETFELGCLLDLAEITAAAALRRTESRGGHSREDYQARDDANWLNHSMAYCAMNGAAVGVTAGDIKFDKKPVVITKFQPKERKY, translated from the coding sequence ATGACTCAACATCATCAATTCGACGCCGTCATCGTCGGCGCGGGCGGGGCGGGACTGATGGCCGCCCTGCACGCCAGCAAAACCGCCAACGTGGCCGTCGTCTCCAAGTTGTACCCGACTCGTTCTCACACCGGCACCGCCCAGGGCGGCATCGCCGCCGCGCTTGGCAATATGGAGCCGGACTCGTGGGAGTGGCACATGTACGACACCGTCAAAGGCGGCGACTATCTGGTGGATCAGGACGCCGCCGAGATTCTGGCCCGCGACGCGATTGAGGCCATCATCGAACTGGAGCACATGGGCCTGCCCTTCGACCGCACGCCCGAGGGCAAGATCGAACAACGCCGCTTCGGCGGCCACACCGCCAACTTTGGCGAGAAGGCCGTGATGCGCGCCTGCAAGGCCGCCGACCGCACCGGCCACATGATCCTGCAAACTCTGTTCCAGCAGTGCATCAAGAACAAAGTCAACTTCTTCAACGAGTTCTTCGTCACCGACGTGATCCTCGAAGACAACGTTTGCCGGGGCGTGGTGGCGATTGAAATGGCGACCAGCGAAATCCACGTCTTCCACGCCAAGGCGGTGCTGATCGCCGCCGGCGGCTTTGGCAAGATGTTCCAGGTCACGTCCAACGCCCACACCCTCACCGGTGACCCCGTGGCCGCGCTCTACCGTCGCGGCGTCCCGCTGGAAGACATGGAGTTCTTCCAGTTCCACCCGACCGGCATTTACAAGATGGGCATTCTGCTCTCCGAAGCGGCGCGTGGCGAGGGCGCGGTGTTCATCAACGACAAGGGCGAGCGCTTCATGGAGCGTTACGCGCCCACACTCAAAGACCTCGCGCCCCGCGATATGGCTTCGCGCTATATCTATCAGGAAGTGCGCGACGGGCGCGGCATCGGCGGCAAGGACTACGTTTACATGGACTTCCGCCCCGAGACCATCAACCGCCTCAAGAGCGGGCCGGGCGGCAAGGAAGTCACCCGCGAGCATCTCGAAAAAGCCCTGCCCGACATCCTGGAATTTGCGCGAGTCTATCTGGGCATTGACCCGATGAAAGACCCGGTTCCCATTCAGCCGACGGCTCACTACGCCATGGGCGGCATCCCCACCGACGTGGATGGCCGGGTTCTGGCCGACAATTCCAAAGCCGTCGCCGGTTTGTACGCCGCCGGTGAGTGCGCCTGCGTGTCGGTGCATGGCGCGAACCGGCTCGGCACTAATTCACTGGTGGACCTGGTGGTGTTTGGGCGGCGCGGCGGCAAGCACATGGCCGACTTTTGCAAGCAGGCAACGTTCGCCCCTCTGCCGGCCAATGCCGCCAGAGACACCGCCGCCGAGTTCGACCGGTTGCACGCCGGCAAGGGCCACGAGCGCCCGGCGGCTCTTCGCAACACGATGCAAAAGGCGATGACGGGCGATGTCGGCGTCTTCCGCAACGAGGCCGACATGGAACGGGCGCTGGACACTGTCCGCGAGTTGAAGGAGCGTTACCGGAATGTGAAGATTGACGACACCGGCAAAATTTTCAACACCGATGTGCTGGAGACGTTTGAGCTGGGCTGTTTGCTCGACCTGGCCGAGATTACGGCGGCGGCGGCCCTGCGCCGCACCGAGAGCCGCGGCGGCCACTCCCGCGAAGATTATCAGGCCCGCGACGATGCCAACTGGCTCAACCACAGTATGGCCTACTGCGCCATGAACGGGGCCGCCGTCGGCGTGACGGCGGGCGACATCAAGTTCGACAAGAAGCCAGTCGTCATCACCAAATTCCAGCCGAAGGAACGGAAGTATTAG